In a genomic window of Comamonadaceae bacterium OTU4NAUVB1:
- a CDS encoding NTP transferase domain-containing protein, protein MQPPESLRGLAPVPDVPAAPSADRPTVIVLASGRGERFRASGGTLHKLDAPIGGRPVRERTLDAVRASGLPWHVEDAGHPGMGDSIAAAVRATAGAAGWLVLPADLPLVRPRTLRRVARALGERPATPVIPTSGAARAPGMDAASPDGVAGHAVQPVHAGRRGHPVAFSAACRDDLLRLTGEFGAAPVLRRLRDAGRVAELAVDDAGIVTDIDTLADLAAAEALFLSRVAGPAED, encoded by the coding sequence ATGCAGCCTCCCGAATCCCTCCGCGGCCTCGCGCCCGTCCCCGACGTCCCGGCCGCTCCGAGCGCCGACCGACCCACGGTGATCGTGCTCGCCTCCGGGCGCGGCGAGCGCTTCCGGGCCTCGGGCGGAACCCTGCACAAGCTCGACGCGCCGATCGGCGGCCGGCCGGTGCGCGAGCGCACCCTGGACGCCGTGCGCGCGAGCGGGTTGCCGTGGCACGTCGAGGACGCCGGCCATCCGGGCATGGGCGACTCGATCGCGGCGGCGGTGCGGGCGACGGCGGGCGCCGCCGGCTGGCTGGTGCTGCCGGCGGACCTGCCGCTGGTGCGGCCGCGCACGCTGCGGCGCGTGGCGCGGGCCTTGGGCGAGCGGCCGGCGACGCCCGTCATTCCGACGTCCGGGGCGGCCCGGGCACCCGGGATGGACGCGGCGTCGCCGGACGGGGTCGCCGGTCATGCCGTGCAGCCGGTTCACGCGGGCCGGCGCGGGCACCCGGTCGCCTTCTCCGCCGCCTGCCGCGACGACCTGCTGCGCCTGACCGGCGAGTTCGGCGCCGCCCCGGTGCTGCGGCGCCTGCGCGACGCCGGGCGCGTGGCCGAACTGGCGGTGGACGACGCCGGCATCGTCACCGACATCGACACCCTGGCCGACCTGGCCGCGGCCGAGGCCCTGTTCCTCAGTCGCGTGGCGGGACCGGCGGAAGACTGA
- the eda gene encoding bifunctional 4-hydroxy-2-oxoglutarate aldolase/2-dehydro-3-deoxy-phosphogluconate aldolase, translating into MTNSLTALEVMRDAPVIPVIVLDDVAQAVPLARALVAGGIRMLEVTLRTAQALQCIEAIAREVPEAVVGAGTIRTAADAQASALAGARFGVSPGYTRSVGKACHDLGLPLLPGVATGGEIMMAQEDGHQQLKFFPAVQAGGLAMLKAWQGPFGDVTFCPTGGIHLGNAPEFLALSNVACVGGSWIVPTDAIRSGDWGRIEQLARDASKLAR; encoded by the coding sequence ATGACGAATTCTTTGACCGCCCTCGAGGTGATGCGCGACGCGCCGGTGATCCCGGTGATCGTGCTCGACGACGTGGCGCAGGCCGTGCCGCTGGCGCGCGCGCTGGTGGCCGGCGGCATCCGCATGCTGGAGGTGACGCTGCGCACGGCGCAGGCGCTGCAGTGCATCGAGGCGATCGCCCGGGAGGTGCCCGAGGCGGTGGTGGGGGCGGGCACGATCCGCACGGCCGCCGACGCGCAGGCCTCGGCGCTGGCCGGGGCGCGATTCGGCGTGAGCCCGGGCTACACCCGCTCGGTGGGCAAGGCGTGCCACGACCTGGGCCTGCCGCTGCTGCCGGGCGTGGCGACCGGAGGCGAGATCATGATGGCGCAGGAGGACGGCCACCAGCAGCTGAAGTTCTTCCCGGCGGTGCAGGCCGGCGGGCTGGCGATGCTCAAGGCGTGGCAGGGGCCGTTCGGGGACGTGACGTTCTGTCCGACCGGCGGCATCCACCTGGGCAACGCGCCGGAGTTCCTGGCGCTGTCGAACGTGGCGTGCGTGGGGGGCTCGTGGATCGTGCCGACCGACGCCATCCGCTCCGGCGACTGGGGCCGCATCGAGCAGCTGGCGCGCGACGCGTCGAAGCTCGCGCGCTGA
- the edd gene encoding phosphogluconate dehydratase, with product MTTHPIVSRVTDRIRERSRPERERYLHQIAEMARRDRGSDRMGCANVAHAVAGVPASDKLRIVAERAPNIGIVTAYNDMLSAHAPYQGYPDILKHEARRLGATAQVAGGVPAMCDGVTQGTPGMELSLFSRDTIAMGTAVALTHDMFDAALMLGVCDKIVPGLLIGALHFGHLPTVFVPAGPMPSGLSNSAKAKVREQAAQGLVGRDGLMEAEMAAYHAPGTCTFYGTANSNQMLLEAMGLHVPGTAFIQPGDSMREALTREAVRTVLGRASGADASFRCPPIGEVVDERCIVNAMVALLATGGSTNHLIHWVAVARAAGIRIDWNDFSDLSDVVPLLTRVYPNGSADVNAFQEAGGPGFVIGELVGAGLMHADVLTVRAGGIAEFANVPVLAGGGDPSLSWRSAAPSKDETVARPVSAPFSASGGLKLLKGNLGRSVIKVSSVPDDRHVVEAPARVFDSQAGLQKAFAAGELDRDVVCVVRWQGPRANGMPELHKLTPPLSVLQGKGFRVALVTDGRMSGASGKVPAAIHVSPEAAAGGPLAKVRDGDLIRLDSVAGTLAVLIPEDEWAAREHATMTDEQRFADGHGLGRELFAGMRRNALTAEEGACTWL from the coding sequence ATGACCACCCATCCCATCGTCAGCCGCGTCACCGACCGCATCCGCGAGCGCAGCCGTCCCGAGCGCGAGCGCTACCTGCACCAGATCGCCGAGATGGCCCGGCGTGATCGCGGCTCCGACCGCATGGGCTGCGCCAACGTGGCGCACGCCGTGGCCGGGGTGCCGGCCAGCGACAAGCTGCGCATCGTCGCCGAACGGGCGCCCAACATCGGCATCGTCACGGCCTACAACGACATGCTCTCGGCCCACGCGCCCTACCAGGGGTATCCCGACATCCTCAAGCACGAGGCGCGCCGTCTGGGCGCCACCGCGCAGGTCGCCGGCGGCGTGCCGGCGATGTGCGACGGCGTGACGCAGGGCACGCCCGGCATGGAGCTCAGCCTGTTCAGCCGCGACACCATCGCCATGGGCACTGCGGTGGCGCTGACCCACGACATGTTCGACGCCGCGCTGATGCTGGGCGTGTGCGACAAGATCGTGCCGGGCCTGCTGATCGGCGCGCTGCACTTCGGCCACCTGCCCACCGTGTTCGTGCCGGCCGGGCCGATGCCCTCGGGCCTGTCCAACAGCGCCAAGGCCAAGGTGCGCGAGCAGGCCGCGCAGGGCCTGGTCGGCCGCGACGGCCTGATGGAGGCCGAGATGGCCGCCTACCACGCGCCCGGCACCTGCACCTTCTACGGCACCGCCAACAGCAACCAGATGCTGCTGGAGGCCATGGGCCTGCACGTGCCCGGCACCGCCTTCATCCAGCCCGGCGATTCGATGCGCGAGGCGCTCACGCGCGAGGCCGTGCGCACGGTGCTTGGCCGGGCATCGGGTGCCGACGCGTCCTTCCGCTGCCCGCCGATCGGCGAGGTGGTCGACGAGCGCTGCATCGTCAACGCCATGGTCGCGCTGCTGGCCACCGGCGGCTCGACCAATCACCTGATCCACTGGGTCGCCGTGGCCCGCGCCGCCGGCATCCGGATCGACTGGAACGACTTCTCCGACCTCTCCGACGTGGTGCCGCTGCTCACGCGGGTCTATCCCAACGGCAGCGCCGACGTCAACGCCTTCCAGGAGGCGGGCGGACCGGGCTTCGTCATCGGCGAACTGGTCGGCGCCGGCCTGATGCACGCCGACGTGCTGACCGTGCGCGCCGGGGGCATCGCCGAGTTCGCGAACGTGCCGGTGCTCGCCGGGGGCGGCGACCCGTCGCTGAGCTGGCGCAGCGCCGCGCCGTCGAAGGACGAGACCGTGGCGCGGCCGGTGTCGGCGCCGTTCAGCGCCAGCGGCGGGCTCAAGCTGCTCAAGGGCAACCTGGGACGCAGCGTGATCAAGGTGTCCTCGGTGCCCGACGACCGGCACGTGGTGGAGGCACCGGCGCGCGTCTTCGATTCCCAGGCCGGCCTGCAGAAGGCCTTCGCGGCCGGTGAACTCGATCGCGACGTCGTCTGCGTGGTGCGCTGGCAGGGCCCGCGCGCCAACGGCATGCCCGAACTGCACAAGCTCACGCCGCCGCTGTCGGTGCTCCAGGGCAAGGGCTTCCGCGTGGCGCTGGTGACCGACGGGCGCATGAGCGGCGCCTCGGGCAAGGTGCCCGCGGCGATCCACGTCTCGCCCGAGGCCGCCGCCGGCGGTCCGCTGGCCAAGGTGCGCGACGGCGACCTGATCCGGCTGGATTCGGTGGCGGGCACACTGGCCGTGCTGATCCCCGAGGACGAGTGGGCCGCCCGCGAGCACGCCACCATGACCGACGAACAGCGCTTCGCCGACGGCCACGGCCTGGGCCGCGAACTTTTCGCGGGCATGCGTCGCAACGCCCTGACCGCCGAAGAAGGCGCCTGCACGTGGCTGTAG
- a CDS encoding gamma-glutamylcyclotransferase translates to MSHDREIVGGAAHRSAAAAAPTPLDPQPSLERVIAEWGGRDDLWLFGYGSLIWRQEFDAAEHRPALVHGWHRALKLWSRAHRGTVHNPGLVFGLLSGGSCRGVVFRVPAAAGLEALGRLWLREMADSIYDPRWLDCRTAGGTVRALAFTLSRRSPHFAGQLDDDHYRHVFRSASGNFGTSLDYARLTLQELQRHAIHDRALARLVRLAERVEQERAPTPEPTPDAAEVALSLPPVPPRD, encoded by the coding sequence GTGAGCCATGATCGCGAAATTGTAGGCGGCGCCGCGCACCGGTCCGCCGCGGCCGCCGCGCCGACGCCCCTCGACCCCCAGCCGTCGCTCGAACGCGTCATCGCCGAATGGGGCGGTCGCGACGACCTCTGGCTGTTCGGCTACGGCTCGCTCATCTGGCGCCAGGAGTTCGACGCCGCCGAGCACCGGCCGGCGCTGGTGCACGGCTGGCACCGGGCCCTCAAGCTCTGGAGCCGCGCGCATCGCGGCACGGTGCACAACCCGGGCCTGGTCTTCGGACTGCTTTCGGGCGGAAGCTGCCGGGGCGTGGTGTTCCGCGTGCCGGCCGCCGCCGGACTAGAGGCGCTCGGACGGCTCTGGCTGCGCGAGATGGCCGACTCGATCTACGACCCGCGCTGGCTCGACTGCCGCACCGCCGGCGGCACGGTGCGCGCGCTCGCCTTCACGCTTTCGCGACGCAGCCCGCATTTCGCCGGCCAGCTCGACGACGACCACTACCGCCATGTCTTTCGCAGCGCCAGCGGGAATTTCGGCACCTCGCTCGACTACGCGCGCCTGACCCTGCAGGAACTGCAGCGCCACGCGATCCACGACCGCGCACTGGCGCGGCTGGTGCGACTGGCCGAGCGGGTGGAGCAGGAGCGTGCGCCGACGCCGGAGCCGACGCCGGACGCGGCCGAGGTCGCGCTCAGTCTTCCGCCGGTCCCGCCACGCGACTGA
- a CDS encoding OmpA family protein, with amino-acid sequence MSSPHDDDSQQRFALGFLFALIALVVFTVVGFAVYRYGLATRPAEPEAAAVVIVPGTPTVSVVTETVTVVIPEGASISVANGIVNFYFATGSADLAPGAAEALAAVIQGIGTGRRAMVSGFHDATGDAAVNEELAKLRAQTVRDVLIGLGVPADRVDLQKPVMGTGSGNNAEARRVEVKLVD; translated from the coding sequence ATGTCATCCCCCCACGACGACGACAGTCAGCAGCGTTTCGCCCTCGGCTTCCTTTTCGCACTGATCGCGCTGGTGGTCTTCACGGTCGTCGGTTTCGCCGTCTACCGCTACGGCCTGGCCACGCGTCCGGCCGAACCGGAAGCCGCGGCGGTCGTGATCGTGCCCGGCACGCCGACGGTCAGCGTCGTCACCGAGACGGTCACCGTCGTCATCCCCGAAGGCGCCAGCATCAGCGTGGCCAACGGCATCGTGAACTTCTACTTCGCCACCGGCAGCGCCGACCTCGCTCCCGGCGCGGCCGAGGCGCTGGCCGCCGTGATCCAGGGCATCGGCACCGGTCGCCGCGCCATGGTGTCGGGCTTCCACGATGCCACCGGCGACGCGGCGGTGAACGAGGAACTCGCCAAGCTGCGCGCCCAGACCGTGCGCGACGTGCTGATCGGCCTGGGCGTGCCGGCCGATCGCGTGGACCTGCAGAAGCCGGTCATGGGCACCGGTTCGGGCAACAACGCCGAGGCCCGCCGCGTCGAGGTCAAGCTGGTCGACTGA
- a CDS encoding ABC transporter ATP-binding protein: MTPTPSGTALHLEAVRIAYDGARGPHAVVDGFSLALDAGRIACLLGPSGCGKTTVLRAIAGFEPVRAGRIALGGQTLSSPSVHLPPERRRVGMMFQEYALFPHLSAAQNVAFGLRRSPRAAQAARTAELLALVGLPDAGGRHPHELSGGQQQRIALARALAPSPALLLLDEPFSNLDGDTRERLTAEVRAILRAAGQTALLVTHNQTEAHAMADHIGVMHGGRLARWDAVARA, encoded by the coding sequence ATGACGCCGACGCCATCGGGCACCGCCCTGCACCTGGAAGCCGTGCGCATCGCCTACGACGGCGCGCGCGGACCGCACGCCGTCGTCGACGGCTTCTCGCTCGCGCTGGATGCCGGGCGCATCGCCTGCCTGCTCGGGCCCTCGGGCTGCGGCAAGACGACCGTGCTGCGCGCCATCGCCGGCTTCGAGCCGGTGCGCGCCGGGCGCATCGCCCTGGGCGGGCAGACGCTGTCCTCGCCTTCGGTGCACCTGCCGCCGGAGCGCCGTCGCGTCGGCATGATGTTCCAGGAGTACGCCCTGTTCCCGCACCTGAGCGCGGCGCAGAACGTCGCCTTCGGGCTGCGCCGGTCGCCGCGCGCGGCGCAGGCGGCGCGCACGGCCGAACTGCTGGCGCTGGTCGGTCTGCCCGATGCGGGCGGGCGGCATCCGCACGAGCTCTCCGGCGGCCAGCAGCAGCGCATCGCGCTGGCCCGCGCGCTGGCGCCCTCGCCGGCGCTGCTGCTGCTCGACGAGCCGTTCTCCAACCTCGATGGCGACACCCGCGAGCGCCTGACCGCCGAGGTGCGCGCCATCCTGCGCGCGGCCGGCCAGACCGCGCTGCTGGTCACCCACAACCAGACCGAGGCCCACGCGATGGCCGACCACATCGGCGTGATGCACGGCGGGCGGCTGGCGCGTTGGGACGCGGTGGCGCGCGCCTGA
- a CDS encoding DUF924 domain-containing protein, with the protein MPDDILRFWFDETTPAQWWKVDPAFDAAIAQRFGALHAAALQGELSGWRGDAAGRLAEVIVLDQFSRNIHRGAPDAFAADPMALVLAQEAVAAGHDLALPPERRVFLYMPFMHSESRRVHEEAERLFTALGIQNNLDFERRHKAIIERFGRYPHRNAILGRVSSDEELAFLKTPGSSF; encoded by the coding sequence ATGCCCGACGACATTCTCCGCTTCTGGTTCGACGAGACCACGCCCGCCCAATGGTGGAAGGTCGACCCCGCCTTCGACGCCGCGATCGCGCAACGCTTCGGCGCACTGCACGCGGCGGCCTTGCAGGGCGAACTCTCCGGCTGGCGCGGCGACGCGGCCGGCCGGCTGGCCGAGGTGATCGTGCTCGACCAGTTCTCGCGCAACATCCATCGCGGCGCGCCGGACGCGTTCGCGGCCGACCCGATGGCCCTGGTCCTGGCGCAGGAGGCCGTCGCGGCCGGCCACGATCTGGCGCTGCCACCCGAGCGCCGCGTCTTCCTCTACATGCCCTTCATGCACAGCGAATCGCGGCGCGTGCACGAGGAAGCCGAACGCCTGTTCACCGCGCTCGGCATCCAGAACAACCTGGATTTCGAGCGCCGCCACAAGGCGATCATCGAGCGCTTCGGACGCTATCCGCACCGCAACGCGATCCTGGGGCGGGTCTCGAGCGACGAGGAACTGGCGTTCCTGAAAACGCCCGGATCGAGCTTCTAG
- a CDS encoding haloacid dehalogenase type II, giving the protein MDAAASTTTALRSGFDPAGIDVIAFDVFGTVVDWHGGIAAEASRALPGIDGDAFALAWRAGYQPAMRGVMAAIEAGESGFVRLDDLHLRILDGVLRDFGVAGRLDDAARRDLNRAWHRLPAWPDAVAGLARLKRRYTICPLSNGNIALLAAMAKRAGLPWDCVLSAEVFQAYKPDARTYRGVASVFDVAPGRVMLAAAHHDDLAAARACGLRTAYIERPLEFGARQVKDVSPEAGNDLHARDIGGLADLLGC; this is encoded by the coding sequence ATGGACGCCGCCGCCTCGACCACCACCGCTCTCCGGTCCGGCTTCGACCCGGCCGGCATCGACGTCATCGCCTTCGACGTCTTCGGCACGGTGGTCGACTGGCACGGCGGCATCGCCGCCGAGGCGTCCCGCGCCTTGCCCGGCATCGACGGCGACGCCTTCGCGCTGGCCTGGCGTGCCGGCTACCAGCCGGCCATGCGCGGCGTCATGGCGGCCATCGAGGCGGGCGAGAGCGGCTTCGTGCGGCTCGACGACCTGCACCTGCGCATCCTCGACGGCGTGCTGCGCGACTTCGGCGTCGCCGGACGACTCGACGACGCCGCGCGGCGCGACCTCAACCGCGCCTGGCACCGCCTGCCGGCCTGGCCGGACGCGGTCGCCGGACTCGCGCGCCTGAAGCGGCGCTACACGATCTGTCCGCTGTCCAACGGCAACATCGCGCTGCTCGCGGCCATGGCCAAGCGCGCCGGGCTGCCCTGGGACTGCGTGCTGTCGGCGGAGGTCTTCCAGGCCTACAAGCCCGACGCGCGCACCTACCGGGGCGTGGCGTCGGTGTTCGACGTCGCGCCCGGGCGGGTGATGCTGGCCGCCGCGCACCACGACGACCTGGCCGCCGCGCGTGCCTGCGGGTTGCGCACGGCCTACATCGAGCGTCCGCTGGAATTCGGCGCGCGACAGGTCAAGGACGTCTCGCCCGAGGCCGGCAACGACCTCCATGCCCGCGACATCGGGGGGCTGGCGGACCTGCTGGGCTGCTGA
- the gloA gene encoding lactoylglutathione lyase: MRLLHTMLRVGDLQRSIDFYTQVLGMKVLRTSENPEYKYSLAFVGFEGNPAQAEIELTYNWGTDAYELGTAYGHIALGMPDIYAACEKIRAAGGNVSREPGPVKGGTTVIAFVTDPDGYKIELIQRDEGAGGGGLR, translated from the coding sequence ATGAGACTCCTCCACACCATGCTGCGCGTCGGCGACCTCCAGCGCTCGATCGACTTCTACACCCAGGTGCTGGGCATGAAGGTGCTGCGCACCTCCGAGAACCCCGAATACAAGTACAGCCTCGCCTTCGTCGGCTTCGAGGGCAATCCGGCCCAGGCCGAGATCGAGCTGACCTACAACTGGGGCACCGACGCCTACGAACTGGGCACCGCCTACGGCCACATCGCCCTGGGCATGCCCGACATCTACGCCGCCTGCGAGAAGATCCGCGCGGCCGGCGGCAACGTCTCGCGCGAGCCCGGCCCGGTCAAGGGCGGCACCACCGTCATCGCCTTCGTGACGGACCCGGACGGCTACAAGATCGAGCTGATCCAGCGCGACGAGGGCGCGGGCGGCGGCGGGTTGCGCTGA